Proteins encoded together in one Phoenix dactylifera cultivar Barhee BC4 unplaced genomic scaffold, palm_55x_up_171113_PBpolish2nd_filt_p 000064F, whole genome shotgun sequence window:
- the LOC103698628 gene encoding uncharacterized protein LOC103698628, whose product MDYLVIRFACEGDREAALMNGPWMVAGQLFVMEQWRPNFFPSSGEVGRVVVWLRLPHLPLEYWEKSTILQIASKAGKPLALDNFTDQGKRLGFARDKIEVDFKSPVRPGIFVKGRTEGSKEKFWQVFIYENLSAFCCRCGRIGHVEAACISSSPAAVMAETVEVRKEGANGAGKSPSGVTGKKPREEGDRVRSGP is encoded by the coding sequence ATGGACTACCTTGTCATTCGTTTCGCCTGTGAAGGTGATCGGGAGGCCGCGTTGATGAATGGCCCATGGATGGTGGCTGGACAACTCTTTGTGATGGAACAATGGCGTCCAAATTTTTTCCCCAGCTCCGGTGAGGTGGGTAGAGTGGTGGTTTGGCTGCGACTTCCTCACCTGCCATTGGAATACTGGGAGAAGTCTACTATTCTGCAGATTGCCAGCAAGGCCGGCAAACCTCTGGCGTTAGATAACTTTACTGATCAGGGCAAGAGACTTGGATTCGCCAGGGATAAGATTGAAGTAGATTTCAAATCCCCTGTCAGGCCGGGGATATTCGTGAAGGGTCGCACGGAGGGATCCAAGGAGAAATTCTGGCAGGTTTTCATTTATGAAAACTTGTCGGCCTTCTGCTGTAGATGTGGTCGGATCGGCCATGTTGAAGCGGCATGCATTTCCTCCTCCCCGGCGGCGGTGATGGCGGAAACAGTGGAGGTCCGAAAAGAAGGAGCAAATGGAGCAGGGAAGAGCCCATCCGGGGTCACCGGGAAGAAGCCGAGGGAAGAAGGCGATCGAGTCCGGTCCGGGCCCTAA